In Nymphaea colorata isolate Beijing-Zhang1983 chromosome 3, ASM883128v2, whole genome shotgun sequence, a genomic segment contains:
- the LOC116250411 gene encoding SNF2 domain-containing protein CLASSY 2-like isoform X2 codes for MDTEDSSITNQVFPMEAFNHGAWWGARSVRIQEGRVIVDFDNQNLCSQETSLDKLRWRSRKATPSDCGYFLKPGVEVAVLSSSPSAISKGDHNLALRDAKIICVKREPHQDQCTCSYFVNFRKTQDRPTRHGVYARNKVMQSVSDFFILQKLRTRPCKVERLQREHFEDCHSLCISKLTSGNWRAEISWLVVISILRGLDFDLKLKKNKTIYVISNKFKGSYDGRSVMAISFEWCSGILKPKFEPFDEDALAMAIIPVDVDSVDKGERYVSHYNVIGPRRSQRQRKCPDRFVSYGFESVYDNQKHEEAGCLNEEEEEEAEEETLHQILGRLYIKNRNKRKHTDCVVFEDDGGGKSFYQSKLSNRNLEAIPQILEGGICVEVSFPEENTHMTNNKLVSFSNFMELKQSEGQTMVPEHLLICDIGSTHNIDHRISCYLNENKLPAEADEYIIKENWKRRRHIHNDVFMGRDLKQHNEDDHASVPDSFTSMMENFPGSKNAHNQKVIEAASEDHNFYKIPKHQKKTKSTKEGKVNVKFSHRSQIQGGKSSSPKLSDGKSQTVQGKITYVGAANSSSMKKQGKPYTSHGRQAYSSIVRNNYFNKGMSKNLFHLQCNKRLEVLRQVIDCEQRMLPLPVSARWEMMKRSKQRNVSINVLQWSPPTEVENTDSDLDSLWEELEHISLHVPHSPINEESGTEFLDIVREGSIPSCEHKYVLDEEIGIICEHCKFVKLEIGYTLPPFNSCLNLSEDLTGKEWNMNRLSELDEDLPGKFNLRNITNNSARSEDVWSLIPDMRSKLHVHQKKAFEFIWKNIAGSVEIGEMDHTSGRAGGCIISHSPGTGKTLLVIAFLKSYLSLFPGNRPLVLVPKVTLYTWTREFEKWDMSVPVYELYATRDYQVMKSRKGEASNGLLGGLKLPVGMKRIMDCLEKLCKWHESPSILLMSYSCFSSFTSPRKSDNDLTRKIAGLLCRRPGILILDEGHKPRSIESILRKTLMNVTTNLRILLSGTLFQNNFEEYFNSLCLARPAFIQEVLNEFQPAISVSKSVRRPSARERRNTAKEKLARSIFIEEIASRINSEEEEDRKNGLEKLHRMTDGFIDVYEGRLLDSLPGLHTYTILLKPTLLQQKILSKLETLKNKLSLEIEPMITSAAIHVWLVKTISNSGTFLQYTFSLRFFRRFSDGKSVKRYWCFKAIRTPSNVP; via the exons ATGGATACAGAGGATTCGTCGATCACCAACCAAGTTTTTC CAATGGAGGCATTCAATCATGGTGCATGGTGGGGAGCAAGGAGCGTCAGAATCCAAGAAGGAAGGGTTATTGTGGATTTTGATAATCAAAACCTTTGCAGTCAGGAAACGTCCCTTGATAAGCTCAGGTGGAGGTCAAGGAAAGCAACGCCATCCGACTGTGGCTATTTCTTAAAACCTGGGGTAGAAGTTGCTGTATTATCATCATCTCCCAGTGCCATTTCCAAGGGAGACCACAACTTG GCATTGCGTGATGCTAAAATTATTTGTGTAAAGAGAGAGCCACATCAAGATCAATGCACATGCAGTTACTTTGTGAATTTCCGTAAAACTCAAGATCGACCTACAAGGCATGGTGTATATGCAAGAAATAAAGTAATGCAATCAGTCAGTGATTTTTTTATACTGCAAAAATTGCGTACAAGACCATGTAAAGTGGAAAGGTTGCAAAGAGAGCATTTTGAAGATTGTCATTCACTGTGTATCAGTAAACTGACAAGTGGAAATTGGCGAGCTGAGATTTCATGGTTAGTTGTAATTTCTATTCTGAGAGGTCTAGATTTTGATCTGaagcttaaaaaaaacaaaacaatatatgTGATATCAAACAAATTTAAGGGCTCATATGATGGTAGGAGTGTAATGGCTATTAGTTTCGAATGGTGTAGTGGGATTCTGAAACCGAAATTTGAGCCATTTGATGAAGATGCATTGGCAATGGCAATCATTCCAGTGGATGTCGACTCTGTTGATAAGGGAGAGAGATATGTATCACATTATAATGTTATTGGCCCAAGACGATCTCAGCGCCAACGGAAATGCCCAGACCGCTTTGTGAGCTATGGTTTTGAGTCTGTTTATGATAATCAGAAACATGAAGAAGCCGGTTGCttgaatgaagaagaagaagaagaagccgaAGAAGAAACTCTTCATCAAATTCTTGGCCGTCTGTATATTAAGAATAGGAACAAGAGAAAGCATACAGATTGTGTTGTTTTTGAAGATGACGGAGGGGGAAAAAGTTTCTACCAAAGTAAGTTAAGTAACAGAAACCTGGAAGCAATACCTCAAATTCTTGAGGGAGGAATATGTGTAGAAGTCTCTTTTCCAGAAGAAAATACTCACATGACTAATAATAAGTTGGTCAGTTTCTCTAACTTCATGGAGTTGAAACAGTCTGAAGGTCAAACTATGGTGCCAGAACATCTTCTGATCTGTGACATTGGGTCTACTCATAATATTGACCATAGAATATCTTGCTACCTAAATGAGAACAAACTGCCTGCTGAAGCTGATGAGTACATTATCAAGGAAAACTGGAAACGAAGAAGACACATACATAATGATGTTTTTATGGGTAGAGATCTTAAGCAACATAATGAAGATGACCATGCTTCTGTACCTGACAGCTTCACATCCATGATGGAGAATTTCCCAG GTTCTAAAAATGCTCATAACCAGAAGGTCATAGAAGCTGCATCCGAGGACCACAACTTCTACAAGATCCCAAAGCatcagaaaaaaacaaaatcaaccaaagaaggaaaagtaaATGTGAAGTTTTCACACAGGTCACAAATCCAAGGTGGAAAAAGTTCTAGCCCAAAGCTTTCAGACGGCAAATCACAGACTGTTCAAGGAAAAATTACATATGTTGGTGCAGCCAACAGTTCCTCtatgaagaaacaaggaaagCCATACACGTCACATGGAAGACAAGCATATAGTTCTATAGTTAGAAATAATTATTTCAATAAAGGAATGTCCAAAAATCTTTTTCACTTGCAGTGCAATAAACGATTAGAAGTGCTTCGGCAGGTCATTGACTGTGAGCAAAGAATGCTGCCACTGCCTGTTAGTGCTCGGTGGGAAATGATGAAAAGATCAAAGCAAAGAAATGTTTCCATAAATGTTCTCCAGTGGTCTCCACCCACTGAAGTTGAGAACACCGACTCTGACCTTGATAGTTTGTGGGAAGAGTTGGAACATATCTCATTACATGTTCCACACTCTCCAATCAATGAG GAGTCAGGCACAGAATTCTTGGATATTGTAAGGGAGGGTTCAATACCAAGTTGTGAACACAAATATGTTCTGGATGAAGAAATTGGGATCATATGTGAACATTGCAAGTTTGTAAAGCTGGAGATTGGCTATACTTTGCCACCTTTT AACTCTTGTTTAAATCTGAGCGAGGACTTAACTGGTAAAGAATGGAATATGAACAGGCTTTCTGAATTAGATGAAGACCTGCCCGGGAAGTTTAACTTAAGAAACATAACTAATAATTCAGCCAGATCTGAAGATGTTTGGTCCCTGATACCAGACATGAGAAGCAAGCTTCATGTCCATCAAAAGAAAGCTTTTGAGTTTATATGGAAAAATATTGCTGGATCGGTTGAGATAGGAGAGATGGATCATACATCCGGCAGGGCAGGTGGTTGTATAATCTCACACTCTCCCGGGACTGGGAAGACACTTCTTGTTATAGCGTTTCTTAAAAGCTACCTCAGTTTGTTTCCAGGGAACAGGCCCCTAGTATTAGTTCCAAAGGTTACACTCTATACTTGGACAAGGGAGTTTGAGAAATGGGATATGTCAGTTCCCGTATATGAACTCTATGCAACCCGTGATTATCAGGTTATGAAATCCAGGAAAGGTGAAGCATCAAATGGTTTGCTCGGTGGTCTAAAGCTGCCTGTTGGCATGAAGCGGATCATGGATTGCCTTGAGAAACTGTGCAAATGGCATGAAAGCCCGAGCATATTATTAATGAGTTACtcatgtttttcctcttttacaaGTCCGAGAAAGTCAGACAATGATTTGACTCGAAAGATAGCAGGATTGCTATGCAGAAGACCTGGGATTCTAATCCTTGACGAGGGACATAAGCCAAGGAGCATCGAGTCAATATTGAGGAAAACCCTGATGAATGTCACTACAAATCTGAGAATTCTGCTTTCAGGCACTCTATTCCAGAACAACTTTGAAGAGTACTTCAATTCTCTTTGCTTAGCAAGGCCAGCATTCATCCAGGAGGTTCTCAATGAATTCCAACCAGCCATATCAGTGAGCAAATCGGTTAGGAGACCAAGtgcaagagagagaagaaatacGGCAAAAGAGAAGCTTGCGAGAAGCATCTTCATAGAAGAAATTGCTAGCCGAATTAactcagaagaagaagaagacaggaAGAATGGCCTGGAGAAATTGCACAGAATGACTGATGGCTTTATAGATGT